The proteins below come from a single Mya arenaria isolate MELC-2E11 chromosome 6, ASM2691426v1 genomic window:
- the LOC128238563 gene encoding probable C-mannosyltransferase DPY19L3 isoform X3 yields the protein MTEHPATINVLERMNIYQEVILSILYRILPVKNILEPVYFYINTVFALHGMLVCALFVISWMLSGSWLSGALTGCFYIFNRLDTTRVEYVIPLRESFSLPFLWLQIAGISLYFKHNSHGGREKLSLCIALSGSFLFCLFWQFNQFVMLLQSLALFGVWILDLVPANKVRMILLFNAVSLLSVCVLQSVNTMILGSLVMSFIPATFLLMYFKGDSLTPCSIPARISKVAFYSITSIILMFFINIAVKTILNLEADEHIFKFLLNKFGIGNPRDFDSRLYLCIEAFGFLQLDTFERMSKLLVFPIYLVTHLTLLAVLFIAVMQNWSNHSHEVGLKDHPSPRHSHLLSSRPDLAFHAIQAMFFGALGMSTLRMKYLWTPYMCILAGFGVGDYRAWKNVLARLRINQDTVVQIARHLTTIAVLALLFAIALPPALKGLEDLKEFWDPDTVELMEWIKKSTPPTAALSGSMQLMAGVKLCTGRPITNHPHYEDKILRIKTKELYQYYAKRDPADVHALMKKYKTDYIILEDSICLAPSRGGCRLPDILDVDNGVIPDSGISEPGLVKSNIPRFCDEVRRQTPEYAKYFKHVFTNKTFRIYKIV from the exons AACATCCTAGAGCCAGTGTATTTCTACATCAACACAGTGTTTGCCCTCCATGGGATGCTAGTGTGCGCATTGTTTGTCATATCATGGATGTTGAGTGGCTCATGGCTGTCCGGTGCTCTTACTGGctgtttctatattttcaatag GTTGGACACAACACGAGTGGAGTATGTTATCCCCCTGCGGGAGAGCTTCTCCCTCCCATTCCTATGGCTACAGATAGCGGGAATCTCCCTCTACTTCAAGCACAACAGTCATGGCGGCAGAGAG AAGCTAAGCCTGTGTATCGCACTATCTGGGTCGTTCCTGTTCTGTCTCTTCTGGCAGTTTAACCAGTTTGTCATGTTACTACAGTCTCTCGCACTGTTTGGGGTGTGGATACTGGACCTAGTCCCCGCCAACAAG GTTCGAATGATACTGCTATTTAACGCAGTGTCTCTCCTGAGTGTGTGTGTTCTACAAAGTGTCAACACCATGATTCTGGGATCGCTAGTCATGAGTTTTATCCCAGCAACCTTCTTGCTCATGTATTTCAAA GGAGATTCATTAACACCATGCAGTATTCCAGCACGAATATCTAAGGTGGCTTTCTACAGTATTACCTCCATCATTCTCATGTTCTTCATTAACATTGCTGTCAAG ACCATCTTAAATTTGGAGGCAGACGAGCATATATTCAAGTTCTTGCTCAACAAGTTTGGAATAGGAAATCCAAG GGACTTTGATTCTCGCCTATATCTGTGTATCGAGGCATTTGGCTTTCTCCAACTGGACACGTTTGAGCGCATGTCCAAGCTTCTCGTGTTCCCGATTTATCTAGTCACACATCTTACACTGCTGGCAGTGTTGTTTATCGCCGTCATGCAAAATTGGAG TAACCACAGCCACGAGGTTGGTTTAAAGGACCATCCGTCTCCACGACATTCGCATCTTCTTTCATCTCGTCCTGATCTCGCCTTCCATGCAA TCCAAGCAATGTTTTTTGGTGCCCTGGGTATGTCAACGTTACGTATGAAGTACCTCTGGACGCCGTATATGTGTATCCTGGCTGGGTTTGGTGTGGGTGATTACCGGGCGTGGAAAAATGTGCTTGCACGCCTGCGGATCAACCAAGATACTGTG GTCCAGATAGCCAGACACCTTACAACAATAGCTGTTTTAGCGCTGCTGTTTGCCATT GCCCTACCACCAGCCCTGAAAGGGCTAGAGGACCTGAAGGAATTCTGGGACCCGGACACTGTGGAGCTCATGGAGTGGATCAA GAAGAGCACTCCGCCCACAGCCGCGTTATCAGGCAGCATGCAGCTAATGGCTGGAGTCAAACTGTGTACCGGGCGGCCCATCACTAACCATCCGCACTATGAGGACAAAATCCTCAGGATTAAAACTAAAGAG TTATACCAGTACTACGCCAAACGCGATCCTGCCGATGTTCACGCCCTAATGAAGAAGTACAAGACAGACTACATCATCCTGGAGGACAGTATATGTCTGGCCCCGTCTCGCGGTGGCTGTCGTTTACCGGACATTCTCGATGTGGACAATGGAGTG attcCTGACAGTGGCATTTCTGAGCCAGGTTTGGTGAAGAGTAACATACCCCGATTTTGTGACGAAGTTCGCAGACAGACGCCGGAATACGCTAAATACTTCAAACATGTCTTCACCAACAAAACTTTCAGAATCTACAAAATTGTTTAG